The sequence ACGTAATTCATACATTCATTGACTTTACGCcgctcgcttgctctctctcaggTAACGAATGCGGTCCTGAAGCTGAtcgagaaggagagaaatggagagaccATCAACACCAGACTCATCAGTGGTGTGGTGCAGTCCTACGGTACAACACACCTCAAACCAATCCACTTCAAGTTTTCACTTAGACACGCATTTATAAAATTCTCTCTTCTAGAAGAATTCAGAAGTCTCAGacttgactgtgtgtgttgtctcccATAGTGGAGCTGGGGCTGAATGAGGAGGATGCGTTTGCTAAGGGTCCTACGCTGTCGGTGTATAAAGAATACTTTGAGTGCCAGTTCCTCACGGACACCGAACGCTTCTACACACGAGAGAGCACAGAGTTCCTCCAACAGAACCCTGTTACTGAGTACATGAAGAAGGTGAGGATGGAGGGGATGAAAGAGGGTGGGGGTAACAGCAGTGACTGGTGTAGGTGTAGCTCCATGAAAGCACCAGGAAGTTAaccttgtgtttctgtgtgtttagGCTGAGGCCCGTCTGCTAGAGGAACAGAGGCGTGTGCAGGTGTACCTCCATGAGTCCACTCAGGATGAGCTGGCCAGGCGGTGTGAACAGGTGCTCATAGAGAAACACCTGGAGATCTTCCACACAGAGTTCCAGAATCTACTGGATGCTGACAAGAACCAAGGTAGGGAATGATGTAGGGGGGTTTTCAGCTGCTCAACCCACAAAATGGAAAATACAATAGAGAATAAGTATAAGGAGTTATATATGCCTTGCTGTTATGAGTGCCTGTGTTCTTAGACAAAAGTTGTGTGTACtcagtctctcattctctctcctctccctctttctctcagatCTAGGTCGGATGTATAACTTGGTGTCTCGTATAACGGATGGCCTAGGAGAGCTAAAGAAACTCCTAGAAACACACATCCACAACCAGGGCCTGGCCGCTATAGAGAAATGTGGAGAGGCCGCTCTcaacgtatgcacacacacacacacacacacacacacacacacacacacacacacacacacacacacacacgtgtgtatatatatttgtatatatatatatgtgtgtgtgtgtttgtccctccTAGGACCCTAAGGTGTATGTCCAGACCACACTGAATGTCCATAAGAAGTACAACGCTCTGGTCATGTCTGCCTTCAACAACGACGCTGGCTTCGTAGCTGCTCTAGACAAGGTGCACTCTAGTTGTTTAATAAACAACTTTTTTCTCCTTGGAAAAAAAACAATGTAGTAAGGATTCCTATATAAATACCCAGAACGAAATGATGTTGTAGCGCGTTCTCTCTCCAGGCGTGTGGTcgtttcatcaacaacaacacggTCACTAAGATGGCCCAGTCCTCCAGCAAATCACCTGAACTACTGGCTAGATACTGTGACTCTCTGCTCAAGAAGAGGTGGGTAATCTACTGTATGGCGCTGGGGCTATTGTCTGTCTCTGATGTATCTAAACATTcactgtgttctgttgttctccAGTTCTAAGAACCCAGAAGAGGCAGAGTTGGAGGACACACTCAACCAAGTGGTGAGGACCTTCTCTTTGTTCATAAACCTTTTGACTTTCTCTTCAGAACTAATTTGAGTTACCAACTGTTTCAACCTCCTATCTCAATAAACCTTTCATATGTTGCTCATCCCTCAGATGGTGGTGTTTAAGTATATAGAGGACAAGGATGTGTTCCAGAAGTTCTATGCTAAGATGCTGGCTAAACGCCTCGTCCACCAGAACAGTGCTAGCGACGATGCAGAGGCTAGCATGATCTCCAAACTCAAggtctgtaccccacacacacacacacacacacttatccaaTAACACACAGACTGATCACCCCAAGGAATGTAAAAGAAAATATGTAATTTTAAAAGTATTgtgactttctctctcccttagcAAGCGTGTGGCTTTGAGTACACATCTAAACTACAGAGGATGTTCCAGGACATCGGAGTCAGCAAAGACCTCAACGAACAGTTCAAGAAACACCTGACCAACTCTGAACCTCTCGACTGTAAGCAGCTGTTGGTTTGTCTAATAAACCTAATACTTCTGTTTACTGGTATTTGTTGTAAATGTGTTTGCAATGCTAAATAATGAGGTGTGTTACAGTGGACTTCAGTATCCAAGTGTTGAGTTCCGGGTCCTGGCCGTTCCAGCAATCATGCACCTTCGCTCTGCCCTCCGAGGTGAGACTCAACTCAATACCAATTCAACCTTGTAATGATACACACATCCCTCCTGTAACTCCAACACAACTCCATAcaacaaaaatacatttacattacatttaagtcatttagcagacgctcttatccagagcgacttacaaattggtgcattcaccttatgacatccagtggaacagccactttacaataaatagtgcatctaaatattttaaggggggggggggggtgagaaggattactttatcctatcgtaagtattccttaaagaggtggggtttcaggtgtctccggaaggtggtgattgactccgctgtcctggcgtcgtgagggagtttgttccaccattggggagccagagcagcgaacagttttgactgggctgagcgggaactgtacttcctcagtggtagggaggcgagcaggccagaggtggatgaacgcagtgcccttatttgggtgtagggcctgatcagagcctggaggtactgaggtgccgttcccctcacagctccgtaggcaagcaccatggtcttgtagcagatgcgagcttcaactggaagccagtggagagagcggaggagcggtgtgacgtgagagaacttgggaaggttgaacactagacgggctgcggcgttctggatgagttgtaggggtttaatggcacaggcagggagcccagccaacagcgagttgcagtaatccagacgggagatgacaagtgcctggattaggacctgcgccgcttcctgtgtgaggcagggtcgtactctgcggatgttgtagagcatgaacctacaggaacgggccaccgccttgatgttagttgagaacgacagggtgttgtccaggatcatgccaaggttcttagcgctctgggaggaggacacaatggagttgtcaaccgtgatggcgagatcatggaacgggcagtccttccccgggaggaagagcagctccgtcttgccgaagttcagcttgaggtggtgatccatcatccacactgatatgtctgccagacatgcagagatgcgattcactcCCCAACacatttatttggacagtgaagttaacttttaatttggctctatactccagcattttggatttgagaggCGATAGTACCGAATGTCGCCTTTTATTCTGAGGGTATTTCCATACGTATCTGTTTTAGAAATGAAAGGACGTCATGTATCTAGTCCCACCATTTGAAGGTGACAagtaaattcagcaaaaaaagaaatgtcaactgtttattttcagcaaacttaacatgtgtaactatttgtatgaacatagtcttatgaaaaagtttggacacccctCTGAGGCTGCATAATAATTTACTCTGTCATCACAGAAAATGTTCATAGTGGCATGCCATTAATTTTCTAATAAAAGCTGAGTACTGGGGTATTGTCCAGACAAAGATTTTTAGTGTAGCAATATTAAGTTGTATGAAATTAAATCAGATGTGAAAAATAGGCTATGCAAAATGTGGGCACCCTTGTCATTCTGTTGATTTGAATACCTGTAACTACTTAGCACTGATTAATTGGAACACACAATTGGTTTGGGTGAGCTCATTAAGCCTCAAACTTCATAGACAAGTGCATCCAATCATGAGAAAATGTATTTAAGGCCAATTGCAAGTTGTTCTCTTTGACTCTCCTCTGAAGAGTggcaacatatatatatatatatataatatatatgccatttagcagacgcttttatccaaagcgacttacatggGGGGCCTCAACAACTCTCAAATGACCTGAAAACAAAGATTGTTCAACATTTATGGTTTAGAGGAAGGCTACAAAAAGCTATTGGAGAGATTTAAGTTGTCGGTGTCCACTGTGAGGAACATAGTGAAGAAATGgaagacacacaggcacagatcTTGTTAAGGCCAGAAGTGGCAGGCCATGTAAAATATCAGAGAGGCAAAGGATGGTGAGAACGGTCAAAAACAGCCCACAGACCACCTCCAAAGACCTACAACATCATCTTGCTGCAGATGGTGTCACTGCATCGTTCAACAATTCAACGCACTTTGCACAAGGAGAAGCTGTATGGGAGAGTGATGCGGAAGAAGCCTTTTCTGCACACACGCCACAGAGTCGCGTGAGGTATGCAAACGCACATTTGGACAAGCCAgcttcattttggaataaggtgctgtggactgatgaaacaaagattcaGTTATTTGGTCATAACAAGGGACGTTGTGCATGGAAGCAAAGAACACAGCGTTCCAAGAAAAACACTTGCTACCCACAGTAAAATTTGGTGGGGGTTCCATCATgctgtgtggggctgtgtggcCAGTGCCGGTACTGGGAATCTTGTTAAAGTTGAGGGTCACATGGATTCCACTCAATATCAGCAGATTCTTGGGAATAATGTTGAAGAATCAGTCACAAAGTTGAAGTTATGCCGGGGCTGGATATTTCAACAAggcaacgacccaaaacactgcTCAAAATCTACCTGGGCATTTATGCAGAGGAACAAGTACAATATTATGGAATGGCCATCCCAGACCTGAATATCGTTGAGAATCTGTGGGATGATTTGAAGCGGGCTTGTCCATGCTCGGCAACCATCAAACCTAACTGAACTGGAGATgttttgtaaggaggaatggtccaaaatactTTCTTCCAGAATCCAGACACTCATTAGAGGCTATGGGAAGCGTCTAGAGGCTGTTATTTTAGCAAAAGGAGGCTCTACTAAATATTGATGTGATTTTTCTATTGGGGTGCCCAAATTTATGCACCTGTCTAATTTTGTTTTGATGCATATTGCACATTTTCTGTTAATCCAATAAACCTAATTTCACTACTGTAATATTACTGTGTCCATCAGTTATTTGATAGATAAAAATTAAATAGCTGATCCAAACACCCAATTATTCATAAATGGAAATTGCCCAAACTTTTTCATACGACTGTAaccagattcaacaactgagacatgaactgaacaagttACACAAACATGTgtctaacataaatggaataatgtgtccctgaacaagggggggtcagtatctggtgtggccaccagctgcattaagtactgcagtgcatctcctcatggactgcaccaaatttgccagttcttgctgtgagatgttaccccactcttccaccaaggcacctgcaagttcccgtacatttctggggggaatggccctagtcctcaccctccgatccaacaggtctcagacgtgctcaatgggattgagatccgtgcTCTTTGCTGGCTATGGAAgaatactgacattcctgtcttgcaggaaatcatgcacagaacgagcagtatggctggtgtcattgtcatgtcaggatgagcctgcaggaagggtaccacatgagggagaaggatgtcttccctgtaatgcacagtgttgagattgcctgcaatgacaacatgctcagtccaatgatgctgtgacacaccaccccagaccgtgacggaccctccacctccaaatcgatcctgctacagagtacaggcctcagtgtaacgctcattcctttgacgataaacgcgaatccgaccatcaaccCTGGTGAGACACAACCGCGACTCGTCgttgaagagcactttttgccagtcctgtcttgtcctgcgATGGTAGGTTTCTGGCCATGGTGGGTTTttggatgatcagctgtccgtcctgtctccctgtagcactcttaggcgtctcacagtacagacattgcaatttattgccctagccacatctgcagtcctcatgcctccttgcagcatgcctaaggcacattcacccagatgagcagggaccctgggtatctttcttttggtgtttttcagagacagtagaaaggcctctctagtgtcctatgttttcataactgtgaccttaaatgactaccgtctgtaagctgttaatgtcttaatgaccgttcctcagttgcatgttcattaattgtttatggttcattgaacaagcatgggaaacggtgtttaaaccctttacaatgaacatCTGTGAAgttaattcgtaaaaatccaaatctcttttaaagacagggtcctgaaaaagggacgtttctttttttgctgagtttatttggacaaattcacttgtgtaTTACATTTTAGTCTAAAGTTTGGTATTTgctcccatattcctagcacacaatcacttttattgtaaataagaatagaatgtttCTGAAGACTTCTAAATTCATATGGATgttaccatgattacggataatcatgAATtcatcgtgaataatgatgagtgagaaagttacagatgcataAACATCATGTCCtcaacatgctaacctctcaccataacCAATAACAGGGTGGtaaattttttttttggggggggttgtgtatgatatttatgcctctagCTTTCTCACTCCAAATGCTTTTGACCCCTTCAAATGGATGAACTAGATGCATGAAGTGCTTTCATTTCAAAATTGTAAAAAATGTGACATTCTGTACCGTCACCTCATATAAAACACTTGATCTCATATCCAAATGATAAGAGTGTATATAGGAACCAATTAAAAGTTTTAGCTTCACTGACCAAATATGTAAGGGAGAGTAGACTTAATGCATTAACCTCTCGTCCTCCAGTTGGAGCGTAGCTACCAGCGGTTCACAGCATTCTACGGCAGCAGACACAGCGGTCGGAAACTCACCTGGCTCTACCACCTGTCTAAAGGAGAGCTGGTCACAAACTGCTTTAAAAACAGGTACAGAGTTGGTACAAGGTCACTTCTCACTAGAATCTGGAGATGTATGTCATCACATATTTAATTCAATGTATGTTCCAGGTACACTCTGCAGGCCTCTACCTTCCAGATGGCTATCCTGCTGCAGTACAACACAGAGGACCTGTACTCCGTACAACAACTCACTGACAGCACACAGATCAAAACCGTGAGTTATGCTGGTACTGTGCTCTAAATAGAGATGtattaaatgtttttaaatgacCCCTGATGAGATTAGCACATTTTGTATTTCACTGGCTGTGAATATTGTTTTTACCATTTTGTTGTTTTTAGGACATTCTGGTTCAAGTGTTGCAGATCTTGTTGAAATCCAAATTGCTGGTAAGTGCAAGTCAAGTAGAATGTGTTGTATACAATGATAGTCCATTCACTAGAGGGCTCTGGACTCTGCAATATAAAAGCTTACACGCTGATGGAAAGTAgtgactcaaatcaaatgttattggtcacatacgcatggttagcagatgataaTGCGAGTGTaccgaaatgcttgtgtttctagttccgacagtgcagtaatatctaacaaattcacaatgactaccttatacacaaatgtaaggggatggaatatgtacatataaatatatggatgcaCGATGGCATCCatatatacatacgagatgagtaatgtaggattatgtaaacattattaaactgGCCggtgatttgagtctgtatgttggcagcagcctttctgttagtgatggctgtttaacagtcttgagatggaagctgtttttcagtctcgcgGTCTGTGTGTCAGGTCCTGGAGGATGAGAATGCTAACATAGACGAAGTGGAGTTCAAACCAGAAACCCTGATCAAACTCTTCCTGGGATACAAGAAGTAAGTccgctctctgtttctccttttgTGTTGTCTGGTTCTTGTGCGTTTTCTGTCTAAGCATAGGTTTAATCCTTACAAAAATGTTTGTTGTTCATGTCTCCAGTAAGAAGCTGCGTGTGAACATTAACGTTCCTATGAAGACTGAACAGAAACAGGAGCAGGAGACCACACACAAGAACATAGAGGAGGACCGCAAGCTCCTCATACAGGTGTGTTCCCGACCGCATATACATGTTTGTTGAAACTCCTGTACTGAATTTCTCTTTCAGTGTGTATCACTAAGTATTATGAACTGTGTAGGCTGCCATAGTGAGGATAATGAAGATGAGGAAGGTTCTGAAACACCAGCAGCTCCTGGCTGAAGTCCTAAACCAGCTCTCGTCCCGCTTCAAACCCAGAGTCCCAGTCATTAAGGTAACACACACTCTTACCTGTCGCCATACATTTTCAAAGGACTCCCACACATTGCACCAACTGTAATATTTTTGTCTTAAAGTACATATTTTTCACCCTTTTCCCTCTTTGCCCCCTTTTTCTCTGCTAcccttgtctctcctctgtagAAGTGTATAGACATCCTGATAGAGAAGGAGTATCTGgagagagtggatggagagaaagacacGTACAGCTACCTGGCTTAACCCGCTCCCTTCCCTCttatttttgtcttttttttttatGTCCGAGTAATAAAGTGTGGTTCTTCTGACTGGCAGACGTGTGTGTGCTCAGTGGGACATGTACACATGGACACACTATCTTGTTTTGATATGCAAATAtgatcagaccccccccccccccccatggcatAGTGAGAAGTCCAACCAGAGAGCTGTGTCCATAGTTACTGCATGCAACTGCCTCCctactagcctggtctcagattgATATCCTACGAAGCAGGTTTGACGAGTTTGCgaggtaactttggtcaactGAGTTCAACTCAGGATAAGCGGTCATACGAAAgtggctcaccttttagccaggtacattTATATGGCAATGAATCCTTCAGAACTACACTGTTCTGAGGCAGGCTAACTCATTGTTAACTCCACTTACCTTGAATGAAATGACTGGGCCTTGAGTTGAGAACCAATGAAATCAGATTCCCTCATCAACCCCCTTCATTTCAGGAAGATGACTGATATTTGATGAATCAAATGTGTTATGTTAAAATCACATTACGTATTTTAGTTATGTCAGAATGCATTTTAAACTTAACGCAATgtaacttttgtatgacttaaTACAAAAGTGTGTAtataagagagaggggagggggtgctTGTGCATTGATAAGCACACCAAAGCAGGCATTAATTAAAAAGACAGCCCTTCTGAAAGCATTTCACTCCGCAGTCTGCTGAATTTGCAAGATACATTTTCATGCATTCTGATTTCGGCACAAATTAAAATGTTAAACTGAGTCGCCCATGGATTGATTTTTGTCTCATTTTTAAATTCGCCGTGCGACATGCACGCGCAGTTACAAGCCTGCTGGAGTTAGCCGCAGACCATACATTTTGACCGTTGTGGTGTAAAGATGAAGCCTGAGCTGGTTTATGAAGCTGGTTAGTTTTAGAAAACCCAGAGTAGATCCAGCTTGCTTCGTAGGATACTCAGGTGTAGCAGCTAACGTTATCCTCCCagacaaacatgacaacacatGCACTAGGAGTTGGCTGAAGCACACAGAACTGGACCAGTACGCTACCTAGCCAGAGGAGTAGAGATGACTGGTTTTACCACCGGTCCGGACGAAGGAAATCAGTTGTCTGGATAAAATGGAGACGCCCCTGCAATTTAAATCTTTCGGAGGGCTTtattcaatctgtatcgctgaAGTTCAGCGGAGACTGCGTTCACGGTAAACGCTACATATTGCCTCAAACTACCTTTTAATTTCTATCGCGTAGAGCGCTGAAGTGTTGGATCCACTGAACTAGTGCCCCACCCCTAGCCTCTTCCCCCACGGGGTTAGGGTTTCATAGGAGATTGGACCTgtaacccatttacattacatttaagtcatttagcagacgctcttatccagagcgacttaccccgTATCATTACTGCAGTGAGAGAACCATTTGTATAGTGTGGTTAATTTTACAAATGTGTGCTAAATAAAGTCAAGGTTTCTCTAGTGGTCTTGTCAGTGGCTGGGTTGTTACTTACACCAGGATGTAGTGTGCATtttcattataaactgggtggtttgagctctGAATGCTGATGGGCTTGGCAGCCGTAtacacaggtatgacaaaacatttctaCTGCtccaattacgttggtaaccagtttaatAGCAATGAGGCCCGTAGGTCCCAAATACCACACCCCCTCCGCTCGTTTAACACGACTCTGAAAAGAGTTGTTTGTGCAAAATTACTCATTACTGAAGTGGTTTTAAAATGCATACAAGGTTTCGGTTGTCAGTGgttcaaaaaaaaaaacaattggacACCTTCATTTTCTCATTTTATTCTGGATCACTTTGAACAATACTCCCTGTAAAGACAGTAAAAATCAGCACCTTGGAAATCAGACAGTAGTGGTCCCGGCTAGACAACTGGAGGAAACATTACACAGTCAATATATAGTTTGTATAGAGCAGTTTCCCTATTCCTTGACAGAAGCACCGCTGTTCTATGTAGTAGGCCTATATTTCTATGAACATTCTGTAATGTCCAATCCCACTGGACGCCAGCTGGCTCTACAACTCAGGAAGTATACATCCTAAACAGATGGGTGAGATACTTCTCCTCGAGCTGCTGTATCTGCTGCTTTTCCAGTCAGACCGATGTAGACCTGGTGTAAGCTGTGACATTGAATCAATAGAGTTCCCCACCCCTGTACTAACATGAGCAACAAACTACTTAAAGGAGATCAGCTCCTGACTTCCATCTAAACACAACCGTCAGTCATCTAGATCTGTCTGTAGGTCTTTACAGAGCCCTCTCTCAGTTGCTGGTAAAAGTTGACAAAGTTAGTTGTAAAAACAGGAGATAAATGGGAGCGGTTCGTCCCACTGCAGGTGAAGACGTGAACATTACTTAACATTATTcaaggctggttgtattggttcAAGTCTGCAGTATTCACAAGCACCAGGCATCACTAGATTATAGTAGCAGTGAGGTCTTCCCGGGACTACAAACATGGAAGCTTTCATCGTCATGCATTAACCAGATTAAGGATACATCTTTATCAATAAAACACTTAAGGGCTCTAATCAAGTGACTATTCAGTGTTCTAACGACGAGATTCAAGGCACAGCAGAAGTGGATACCTGGGGGCATTTACAAAACATCACACCGTCTTAGTTAGCACCGTCTAGAATAGAGATTGTATCAAAGCATGCCTCAGGTGGTCAATGGTCATCAAATGTTCAAAACTTGAAGAAATTAAAGACAGAATATAGTTTTAGGAATAAACCAGAAgtctgagagaaaaaaaaacaggtaGTGCTGCTGGTCAACATGCATCGTACACTGTCACCTCAGATATCAGGCTATAGTCTCAAAACAATGTTCGGGCGTTCAAGAGTGGGTCTGTGGGGTCTGAGGCTAAGGGGTTTGGACACTGGCTAGGGGAGGGGGAAAAAGTCAGTCACATGTTTTTAACCTGCATTTAGTCTAGCTGGTAGTCAGGAGCTAAGTAAGATGTTCAACAACCACTTGTTATGGTTGAGTCAATGTGTCCATGGATTTGGATCAAGTATAAAAAGCATAACAGAGCTCAAGAGATCCCCGCAGTGGATTTATTAAGACCTGTTTATGTGT is a genomic window of Oncorhynchus gorbuscha isolate QuinsamMale2020 ecotype Even-year linkage group LG12, OgorEven_v1.0, whole genome shotgun sequence containing:
- the cul1b gene encoding cullin-1b; the encoded protein is MSSNRGQNPHGLKQIGLDQIWDDLRAGIHQVYTRQSMAKSRYMELYTHVYNYCTSVHQSSQGRGSAVPNKPSKKSSTPGGAQFVGLELYKRLKEFLKNYLTSLLMDGEDLMDECVLKFYTQQWEDYRFSSKVLNGICAYLNRHWVRRECDEGRKGIYEIYSLALVTWRECLFRPLNKQVTNAVLKLIEKERNGETINTRLISGVVQSYVELGLNEEDAFAKGPTLSVYKEYFECQFLTDTERFYTRESTEFLQQNPVTEYMKKAEARLLEEQRRVQVYLHESTQDELARRCEQVLIEKHLEIFHTEFQNLLDADKNQDLGRMYNLVSRITDGLGELKKLLETHIHNQGLAAIEKCGEAALNDPKVYVQTTLNVHKKYNALVMSAFNNDAGFVAALDKACGRFINNNTVTKMAQSSSKSPELLARYCDSLLKKSSKNPEEAELEDTLNQVMVVFKYIEDKDVFQKFYAKMLAKRLVHQNSASDDAEASMISKLKQACGFEYTSKLQRMFQDIGVSKDLNEQFKKHLTNSEPLDLDFSIQVLSSGSWPFQQSCTFALPSELERSYQRFTAFYGSRHSGRKLTWLYHLSKGELVTNCFKNRYTLQASTFQMAILLQYNTEDLYSVQQLTDSTQIKTDILVQVLQILLKSKLLVLEDENANIDEVEFKPETLIKLFLGYKNKKLRVNINVPMKTEQKQEQETTHKNIEEDRKLLIQAAIVRIMKMRKVLKHQQLLAEVLNQLSSRFKPRVPVIKKCIDILIEKEYLERVDGEKDTYSYLA